Below is a genomic region from Rosa chinensis cultivar Old Blush chromosome 5, RchiOBHm-V2, whole genome shotgun sequence.
TTACTCTTCAAGTGGTAATTTGAAGTCTATCAATGAAATTCAACTtctaattagaaaaaaaaaaaaaaaaaaaaggtcatatATTGGAAGTCACTCTGTCCGCCCTAGTTTGCCATATTTAGAATGTGACGGATGAAATGGTGTTTGCAATCAACTAACTTGTGTCATCAAACTTTCACAGAAAGTGATTCGAAAAACACTTTGAGGGTTCCGTAAGAAATGATAATGTTCTAGGCCAATATAATTGGAAGGGATGATTTGGAGGTTAATACACTTGCAAAAGGTACACCAAAGCTTTAGGTTCTCAAAAGGTTTATTGTGTATGGACGTTTTGTATGCCTacctaaacaaaaataaagtcATTAACCATTTGGTCAACTAAAGCAAATGATTCTGAATTAAAATGATAAGATAATAGCCCGCTCCCCTTATATATACTTCTCTGAACCAAGCTATTCTCATCTATCCTTCATTCTCATAACCAAGTAAATCAACAGAAGGATAGAACATATAATAAACATACGGTAGCTAGCAATGGCTAAAGTTAGAGGGTCATATATTTTGTTGGCTCTCTTTGTGGTGCTCATTTCGATGGAAGCCTCTGTTGTTTTTGGTCAAGCCAACGGCAATGGAAATGCGAATGGAAACGGCAACACTGGCAGTGGCAACGGAAATGCCAACGGCAATGGCAACACCGGCAGTGGCAACGGAAATGGGAACGGCAATGGCAACACTGGCAGTGGCAACGGCAATGGGAATGGGAACGGCGACACTGGCAGTGGCAATGGCAACGGGAATGGGAACGGCAATACTGGCAGTGGCAACGGAAACGGCAACGGGAATGGCAATGGCAATGGAAACGGAAACGGGAATGGGAACGGAAATCAAGTTTATGCTGATGTTACAAACTACCAGGTATTGTCACCACTAGCAACCGGACAAGAGAGATGCATGTGCAAAGCTCAGGGCACCTGTTTCTACAAGACCCTTGTCTGTCCACCGGAGTGCCCTCAGAGAAAGCCTAAGCAGAACAAGAAACACAAGGGCTGCTTCGTCAACTGCGGCAGCAAGTGTGAAGTCACCTGCAAGTGTAAGCAACTGCATTCACCTCTATTTATATATCAGTATCCTACTGAACCGAATATAGAGTTATATACTGTACCTAACTGGACATGACGTGTTGCAAAATAGGATAGATATTTGTACTAATAATTAATTTGGATGTGTTTTTTGCAGTTAGAAGAGCCAACTGTAATGGGTATGGTTCTCTCTGCTATGATCCTCGATTTGTTGGTGGAGATGGTGTTATGTTCTACTTCCATGGAGCCAAGGGAGTAAACTTTGCCATTGTTTCAGATGATAACCTCCAGATCAATGCACACTTCATTGGGACTCGACCACTTGGAAGGACTCGCGACTTCACATGGGTTCAAGCCCTCTCAATCATGTTCGACAATCACAACCTTGTCATTGCAGCGAAGAAAGTCTCAAAGTGGGCTGACAAAGTTGATGCTCTCATCGTAAGGTGGGATGGCGAGTCGGTTAGCATTCCTACTGATGGAGAAGCCGATTGGAGGACTAATGGTGATCAAGAACGACAGGTAATAGTGGAAAGAACCGATGATACTAACAACGTAAGAGTTACAGTTGCAGGGCTACTGGAAATGGACATAAAGATTAGGCCtattggagaagaagaaaacaaggttCATAAGTATCAAATACCAGCTGATGATACTTTTGCTCACTTGGAAACACAGTTCAGATTTTCGAACTTATCTGATCTTGTCGAAGGAGTTTTGGGCAAGACTTATAGGCCAGGTTATGTTAGTCCAGTCAAGGTTGGAGTTCCAATGCCGATGATGGGTGGGGAGGACAAGTACAGAACTCCTTCACTGTTCTCACCTCTCTGCAAGGTTTGCAGGTTCCAAACTACTAGTCAATCTTCAGGGTTTGATATCACAAGTGGAGGAGTGACATCATACTGATCACGATCAAGAGAAATTCACATTGTTTTCCTAATTGGTTCAAAGAATCAAGTAGTAGTTTCATTTGTACGTTTTCTTCTGGGAGACTAATATGACATTGTATACATGAAATTTATGAATAAACAATAAAAGGCTTCAAATTGAGCTTGCCGTAATTTACTAAAACGGTATCACTATACTGTAGTTCAAGTATAGCATGTTTAtaacttttatattttttgtctaGCTCCATACTAGTGTTTCTAGCTAGGTAGTTTCATTTTCTAATATGAATGGTCAAATTGAGCTTGATGTCATATTACTCTTAAAACTTTAATATTTTTTGTCTAGCTCCATAATAGTGTTTCTAGCTAGTTCCATTTTAGTGCATTGGTTTCTAAAAGGGTGATTCTATTCAGACTTCCAAATTTGCTTTTTATACctcatttatttttgtccatcaAATTTCCTAACTtactcttatttttattttacataTTTGAATACCATTTTATCAACCTCCTATTCCATCCATTTATATTTTCAGCTCTAGTTGGTTGCCGGGTACCAAGCCTTACCGCAAAGGTTCCGCGATTTGGTCTGCGGCACAAGACCAAAAACAAATATTcgcaaagaaaagaaagaaaaaaagaggaattGGTTTGAGTTAATTGTATGGTTGCAAAACAAAGT
It encodes:
- the LOC112163842 gene encoding uncharacterized protein LOC112163842 — its product is MAKVRGSYILLALFVVLISMEASVVFGQANGNGNDYQVLSPLATGQERCMCKAQGTCFYKTLVCPPECPQRKPKQNKKHKGCFVNCGSKCEVTCKFRRANCNGYGSLCYDPRFVGGDGVMFYFHGAKGVNFAIVSDDNLQINAHFIGTRPLGRTRDFTWVQALSIMFDNHNLVIAAKKVSKWADKVDALIVRWDGESVSIPTDGEADWRTNGDQERQVIVERTDDTNNVRVTVAGLLEMDIKIRPIGEEENKVHKYQIPADDTFAHLETQFRFSNLSDLVEGVLGKTYRPGYVSPVKVGVPMPMMGGEDKYRTPSLFSPLCKVCRFQTTSQSSGFDITSGGVTSY